A region from the Aliarcobacter thereius LMG 24486 genome encodes:
- a CDS encoding thioredoxin family protein, with product MRIIYFFLFFISFLNASFEEGKEIFENKCSSCHKDYIPFNLIKENFYEKSNKLLNLKAPTANMIVWAMLESSKKIGDENEEDFREIEIASFLKSYLENPDRFNTICDDTALDFYDNKKSMKGELKEDEFEKLAIYFIEYKDNIKEESVLKASKYSKEDEENIIKEAKNSNKKIIVYASSSTCYFCKKMDREVFSKETIKNILKESYIFLEIDMDINSLPFSLQKEYKKITPSFFFLNNNEEFITQYPGAWVEEDFLKILNEHR from the coding sequence ATGAGAATTATATACTTTTTTTTATTTTTTATAAGTTTTTTAAATGCTTCATTTGAAGAAGGAAAAGAGATTTTTGAAAATAAATGTAGCTCTTGTCATAAAGATTACATACCATTTAATTTAATCAAAGAGAATTTCTATGAAAAGAGTAATAAACTTTTAAATTTAAAAGCACCAACAGCAAATATGATAGTTTGGGCAATGCTTGAAAGTTCAAAAAAAATTGGGGACGAAAATGAAGAGGATTTTAGAGAGATAGAGATAGCTAGTTTTCTAAAATCTTACTTAGAAAATCCAGATAGATTTAATACTATTTGTGATGATACAGCATTGGATTTTTATGATAATAAAAAATCTATGAAGGGTGAATTAAAAGAAGATGAGTTTGAGAAATTGGCAATATATTTTATAGAGTATAAAGATAATATTAAAGAAGAAAGTGTTTTAAAAGCTAGTAAATATTCAAAAGAAGATGAAGAAAATATAATAAAAGAAGCAAAAAATAGTAATAAAAAGATAATAGTTTATGCAAGTTCTAGTACTTGTTATTTTTGTAAAAAGATGGATAGAGAAGTTTTTTCAAAAGAAACAATTAAAAATATTTTAAAAGAGAGCTATATCTTTTTGGAGATTGATATGGATATAAATTCTTTACCTTTTTCTCTACAAAAAGAGTATAAAAAAATAACACCAAGTTTCTTTTTTTTAAATAATAATGAAGAGTTTATTACTCAGTATCCAGGAGCTTGGGTAGAAGAAGATTTTTTAAAGATTTTAAATGAACATAGATAA
- the gpmI gene encoding 2,3-bisphosphoglycerate-independent phosphoglycerate mutase, with amino-acid sequence MNKKTLLIITDGIGHNSSCDFNAFCNAKKPTYDYLFKNVPYSLIHTYGEHVGLPANQMGNSEVGHMTIGSGRVLYQDLVKIHLAIKNDTLKENEVIKKTILNSNNIHLIGLVSDGGVHSHIDHIIALAKISENFGKKVWLHLITDGRDVAPDSSKKYIKNLVDICNKNIQIATISGRYYAMDRDNRWDRVEKAYNVIANAEAKTALDIFTLIDNSYKNKIFDEFIVPSSFDSYNGIKDNDGLIFCNFRSDRARELSSCFAKDDFKEFDIKKLNLNIASMTEYDKNVKIPVVFPKDNPKNTLAEVISKAGLSQVHTAETEKYAHVTFFFNGGVEEPFLNETRVLIPSPNVTTYDLQPEMSAPKVGVAVRKAMKNNTDFIVVNFANGDMVGHTGVYEAAIKAVEAVDYELGLIIEEAKNSNYNVVLTSDHGNCEMMKDKDGNILTNHTVGDVYCFVLAKNVKNVKEGSLNNIAPTILKLMDLPIPKEMDEALI; translated from the coding sequence ATGAATAAAAAAACACTCCTAATAATAACAGATGGAATTGGTCATAATAGTTCTTGTGATTTTAATGCATTTTGTAATGCAAAGAAACCAACTTATGATTATCTATTCAAAAATGTTCCTTATAGTTTAATCCACACTTATGGTGAGCATGTTGGTCTTCCTGCTAATCAAATGGGAAATAGTGAAGTTGGTCATATGACTATTGGAAGTGGTAGAGTTTTATATCAAGATTTAGTAAAAATTCATCTTGCAATAAAAAATGATACTTTAAAAGAAAATGAAGTAATCAAAAAAACTATTTTAAACTCAAACAATATTCATCTAATTGGGCTTGTAAGTGATGGTGGAGTTCACTCTCATATTGATCATATTATTGCACTGGCAAAAATATCAGAAAACTTTGGTAAAAAAGTTTGGCTACATTTAATAACAGATGGACGAGATGTAGCACCTGATAGCTCAAAAAAATATATAAAGAACTTAGTTGATATTTGTAATAAAAATATACAAATTGCAACTATTTCTGGAAGATATTATGCAATGGATAGAGACAATAGATGGGACAGAGTTGAAAAAGCTTATAATGTAATTGCAAATGCAGAAGCAAAAACAGCTTTAGATATTTTTACTTTAATAGATAACTCTTATAAAAATAAGATTTTTGATGAGTTTATTGTTCCAAGTTCTTTTGATTCATACAATGGAATTAAAGATAATGATGGATTGATTTTTTGTAATTTTAGAAGTGATAGAGCAAGGGAACTTTCAAGTTGTTTTGCAAAAGATGATTTTAAAGAATTTGATATTAAGAAATTAAATTTAAATATTGCAAGTATGACTGAATATGATAAAAATGTAAAAATACCTGTTGTATTTCCAAAAGACAATCCTAAAAATACTTTAGCTGAAGTTATTTCAAAGGCTGGTTTATCTCAAGTTCACACAGCTGAAACAGAAAAATATGCTCACGTAACATTTTTCTTTAATGGTGGAGTTGAAGAACCATTTTTAAATGAAACAAGAGTTTTAATACCATCACCAAATGTTACAACTTATGATTTACAACCTGAAATGTCAGCTCCTAAAGTTGGAGTTGCTGTAAGAAAGGCTATGAAAAACAATACAGATTTCATTGTTGTTAATTTTGCAAATGGTGATATGGTTGGACATACAGGAGTTTATGAAGCAGCAATAAAAGCTGTTGAAGCTGTTGATTATGAACTTGGTCTAATTATTGAAGAAGCAAAAAACTCTAACTATAATGTAGTTTTAACTTCTGATCATGGAAACTGTGAAATGATGAAAGATAAAGATGGAAATATTCTAACAAATCATACAGTTGGAGATGTTTATTGCTTTGTACTTGCAAAAAATGTAAAAAATGTAAAAGAGGGAAGCTTAAATAATATTGCACCAACAATATTAAAACTGATGGATCTTCCTATTCCAAAAGAGATGGATGAAGCACTAATATAA
- the soxB gene encoding thiosulfohydrolase SoxB, whose product MSKLSRREFVYMMAALGATPIFANSHTRMVETTKKLEDYYKLKPFGNARFIHMTDSHAQLLPVYFREPSVNLGLFGNLGKPPHIVGDKFLDYYGIKGNKRLEYAFSCVNFEEHAKVMGKTGGFAQIKTVVDFLRDSYGKDKTLFLDGGDTWQGSATSLWTRGKDMVGALNLLGVDICVGHWEFTYKAEEVLENVKALDAEFLAQNIFVREDALMEGADAFDEDSGHAFKPYTIKKMGNARVAIIGQAFPYTTIANPQRFIPDWTFGIKEDSMQEIVDLIKEEEKPDAIIVLSHNGFDTDKKMAEVVTGIDFIMGGHTHDGVPEAVPVKNSDGVTYVCNAGSNGKFLNVLDLDIQNGKIKDFKFTLLPIFSDLIAEDKSMKKYIEDVRLPYLKELTRPIATTEDTLYRRGNFNGSWDQIICDALVDIKGAEISLSPGFRWGTSVMPNSTITFDDLMTQTAMTYPETYLRDIKGSELKDILEDVADNLFNEDPFLQQGGDMVRTGGISYKIDPKAKIGDRITNITLTKNGKKIEANKSYKVAGWSTVGAQSDGEPVWETVEAYLRNIKHIHKVKIDTPDIVGVVGNPGII is encoded by the coding sequence AGCTTTAGGAGCTACACCTATATTTGCAAATTCTCATACAAGAATGGTTGAAACAACAAAAAAACTAGAAGATTATTATAAATTAAAGCCATTTGGAAATGCAAGATTTATACATATGACAGATTCTCATGCACAGTTATTACCAGTTTATTTTAGAGAACCTAGCGTTAATTTAGGACTATTTGGTAATTTAGGTAAACCTCCTCATATTGTTGGTGATAAGTTTCTAGATTATTATGGAATTAAAGGTAATAAAAGACTTGAATATGCATTTTCTTGTGTAAACTTTGAAGAACATGCAAAAGTTATGGGAAAAACAGGTGGATTTGCACAAATAAAAACAGTTGTTGATTTTTTAAGAGATAGTTATGGAAAAGATAAAACACTATTTTTAGATGGTGGAGACACTTGGCAAGGAAGTGCTACTTCTTTATGGACAAGAGGGAAAGATATGGTTGGAGCACTTAATCTTTTAGGTGTTGATATCTGTGTTGGTCACTGGGAATTTACATATAAAGCTGAAGAAGTTCTTGAAAATGTAAAAGCTTTAGATGCAGAATTCTTAGCTCAAAATATTTTTGTTAGAGAAGATGCTTTAATGGAAGGAGCAGATGCATTTGATGAGGATAGTGGACATGCATTTAAACCATATACAATTAAAAAAATGGGTAATGCAAGAGTTGCAATAATCGGACAAGCATTTCCATATACAACTATTGCAAATCCTCAAAGATTTATCCCTGATTGGACTTTTGGAATTAAAGAAGATTCAATGCAAGAGATAGTTGATTTAATCAAAGAAGAAGAGAAACCAGATGCTATTATTGTACTTTCTCACAATGGATTTGATACAGATAAAAAAATGGCAGAAGTTGTAACAGGAATTGATTTTATAATGGGTGGACATACTCATGATGGTGTTCCTGAAGCTGTTCCAGTTAAAAACTCTGATGGAGTTACATATGTATGTAATGCAGGTTCAAATGGTAAATTCTTAAATGTATTAGATTTAGATATTCAAAATGGAAAAATAAAAGATTTTAAATTTACACTTCTTCCAATATTCTCAGATTTAATTGCTGAAGATAAATCTATGAAAAAATATATTGAAGATGTAAGATTACCTTATTTAAAAGAGCTTACAAGACCTATTGCAACAACAGAAGATACACTTTATAGAAGAGGAAACTTCAATGGTTCTTGGGATCAAATTATTTGTGATGCATTAGTTGATATTAAAGGTGCAGAAATATCTTTAAGTCCAGGATTTAGATGGGGAACATCAGTTATGCCAAACTCAACAATCACATTTGATGATTTAATGACTCAAACTGCTATGACATATCCTGAAACTTATCTAAGAGATATAAAAGGAAGTGAATTAAAAGATATTTTAGAAGATGTTGCTGATAACTTATTTAATGAAGATCCATTTTTACAACAAGGTGGAGATATGGTAAGAACAGGTGGAATATCTTATAAAATTGATCCAAAAGCAAAAATTGGAGATAGAATTACAAATATTACTTTAACAAAAAATGGTAAAAAGATTGAAGCAAATAAATCATATAAAGTTGCTGGTTGGTCAACTGTTGGAGCACAATCTGATGGTGAACCTGTTTGGGAAACTGTTGAAGCTTACTTAAGAAATATTAAACATATTCATAAAGTAAAAATTGATACTCCTGATATAGTTGGAGTTGTAGGTAATCCTGGAATTATCTAA
- a CDS encoding ATP-binding cassette domain-containing protein, producing MIDIKKIKITKESIPLLDISFSINNSVAIIGESGSGKSLTLKALLDLVPESLELEKSIDYKFPLDSNTIGFIPQNPFLSLSSMTKIKDQIFCEDSKKEEVFKLLNLPLDILNKYPSQISGGQVQRVIIAIAISKDIKLLLLDEPTTALDFDNKTNIINIVKELQKELDIKILFVTHDIASIIDICEEIIILKDGKIIESGYTKEVLNNPQRTYTKLLISSSFKDKEFRK from the coding sequence ATGATAGATATTAAAAAAATAAAAATTACTAAAGAGAGTATTCCTCTTCTTGATATATCATTTTCAATAAATAATTCAGTTGCAATTATAGGAGAAAGTGGAAGTGGTAAATCTTTGACTTTAAAAGCACTTTTAGATCTTGTACCTGAAAGTTTGGAATTAGAAAAGAGTATTGACTATAAATTTCCTTTAGACTCCAATACTATTGGTTTTATTCCACAAAATCCATTTTTATCTCTATCTTCAATGACAAAAATTAAAGACCAAATATTTTGTGAGGATAGTAAAAAAGAGGAAGTTTTTAAACTTTTAAATCTACCTTTAGATATCCTAAATAAATATCCTTCACAAATTAGTGGTGGTCAGGTTCAAAGAGTAATTATTGCTATTGCAATTAGCAAAGATATTAAACTTTTACTTCTTGATGAACCAACAACTGCACTTGATTTTGATAATAAAACAAATATCATAAACATAGTAAAAGAGTTACAAAAGGAGTTAGATATTAAAATTTTATTTGTAACTCATGATATTGCTAGTATTATAGATATTTGTGAAGAAATTATTATTTTAAAAGATGGTAAAATAATTGAATCTGGTTATACAAAAGAAGTTTTAAATAATCCACAAAGAACTTATACAAAACTTTTAATAAGTTCAAGTTTTAAAGATAAAGAATTTAGGAAGTAG
- a CDS encoding alpha/beta hydrolase family protein, translating to MFKIFIILSSVLFTTLFANPKKICNEKGDSYIFVKGECINYKTFLGDSEGLNIIVHGTWDEGTDILARYTPFAEDIALRSDVTTIIVALPGYSDSSSNKLKAIGSKEYKNLAATKEYVEFFASLVDELKKEFESSYTTIIAHSAGCMLSATSLGFKKELIDNLLCAGGVYDIHKKTDKKDLISAIDVINKISKDTKIVIVYGTKDTVSTPKMNKDFYEIAKKKGLNVKLVEAKDASHMELEMTNASMEAIEDFFE from the coding sequence ATGTTTAAAATATTTATAATATTAAGTTCAGTTTTATTTACAACACTATTTGCAAATCCAAAAAAGATTTGCAATGAGAAGGGAGATAGTTATATTTTCGTTAAAGGCGAATGTATAAATTATAAAACTTTTTTAGGAGATAGTGAAGGTCTGAATATCATAGTTCATGGAACTTGGGATGAAGGAACAGATATATTAGCAAGATATACACCATTTGCAGAAGATATAGCATTAAGAAGTGATGTTACAACAATTATAGTTGCTCTTCCTGGATATTCAGATAGTTCTAGCAATAAATTAAAAGCAATAGGTTCTAAAGAGTATAAAAATCTTGCAGCAACAAAAGAGTATGTAGAATTCTTTGCATCACTAGTAGATGAATTAAAAAAAGAGTTTGAGAGTTCATATACTACAATTATTGCTCACAGTGCAGGTTGTATGCTAAGTGCTACATCTTTAGGATTTAAAAAAGAATTGATTGATAATCTTTTATGTGCTGGAGGAGTTTATGATATTCATAAGAAAACAGATAAAAAAGATTTAATTTCTGCTATTGATGTTATAAATAAAATATCAAAAGATACAAAAATTGTAATAGTCTATGGTACAAAAGATACAGTTTCTACTCCAAAAATGAATAAAGATTTCTATGAAATAGCAAAGAAAAAAGGATTAAATGTAAAATTAGTTGAGGCAAAAGATGCTTCACATATGGAACTTGAAATGACAAATGCTTCAATGGAAGCTATTGAAGATTTCTTTGAATAA
- a CDS encoding DsrE family protein — translation MYKKLLLIVSIFLLVTTSFAKSSFSDPQPSFENPRKVVYSLNVSDLETVNATLGTMYNILKEYPAESLKIAVVVYGKGMRALRKDYDEDTSNRIKSLMEYDVEFIACRNTMQTMNWKEDDFLDDISYTQAGIVESVEKQVDGYIGITAY, via the coding sequence ATGTATAAAAAACTTCTATTGATTGTTTCAATATTTTTACTTGTTACTACATCTTTTGCTAAAAGTAGTTTTAGCGATCCTCAGCCTAGCTTTGAAAATCCAAGAAAAGTTGTTTACTCTTTAAATGTTTCAGACTTAGAAACAGTAAATGCAACTTTAGGAACAATGTATAATATTTTAAAAGAGTATCCAGCTGAGAGTTTAAAAATTGCAGTTGTAGTCTATGGAAAAGGTATGAGAGCTTTAAGAAAAGATTATGATGAAGATACTTCAAATAGAATAAAATCTCTTATGGAGTATGATGTTGAATTTATTGCTTGTAGAAATACTATGCAAACTATGAACTGGAAAGAAGATGATTTTCTTGATGATATTTCATATACTCAAGCAGGAATAGTTGAATCAGTTGAGAAACAAGTTGATGGTTATATAGGAATTACAGCTTACTAA
- a CDS encoding penicillin-binding protein 1A — translation MLKKFTKIVFALSIIFGIVILVYLYDLYQDIKHNIDKIVNYNPKLSSQFYDKNGKLLANTFKDENREYVIYDDIPARVIEGLVAIEDTQFFEHFGINPDAISRAMIKNIKSGGYSEGASTLTQQLVKILVLTREKKIIRKVKEALLSIRLETLLTKEEILERYLNQVYFGHGYYGVKTAAKGYFNKNLYELSLKEIAILVGLPRAPSFYDPTKNLQVSLTRANQVISRMHTLGWINEEQYSEALSETPQIFNQTLTQNIAPWAIDYAVYELSKDFPDILYGGYKIYLTIDLDAQNIAQTALKNSYNLAISRNQAYIKELEEKDWIKNPPEGENIHYIEDEVLQKELNGSLLSMENNTGKILAIVGGVDYNKSVFHRAFQSKRQVGSAIKPFFYQTALNEGYNPATLLFDISRTYTYKVDGIEKRWSPRNYGENFRGVVSLRDSLVSSRNLSTLNLVTDVGVGKVTKDLIRYGFKDIVNDLSITLGSMTVNLLEFSSAFSIFSNLGTQVKPYIVEKVVDRNNQSTDYEPIYIEQNPKEQAYLISSILQEAVKSGTGRRSRVSGIELAGKTGTTNDNMDAWFCGYSPTIQTLVWFGNDNNTPMRRTETGSTLASPAFAYFYKNYLELNPQIERNFTKPEGVFTTNFKGRTEFYTKASPLPDADTQVILDNSNQNELEF, via the coding sequence ATGTTAAAAAAATTTACAAAAATAGTTTTTGCATTATCAATAATTTTTGGAATTGTAATATTAGTTTACCTTTATGATTTATATCAAGATATAAAACATAATATTGATAAAATTGTAAATTATAATCCAAAATTAAGTTCACAATTTTATGATAAAAATGGGAAACTTCTTGCAAATACATTCAAAGATGAAAATAGAGAATATGTAATCTATGATGATATTCCTGCTCGTGTTATTGAAGGTCTTGTTGCGATAGAAGATACTCAATTTTTTGAACACTTTGGAATAAATCCAGATGCTATAAGTCGTGCTATGATTAAAAATATAAAATCTGGTGGATATAGCGAAGGTGCAAGTACACTTACTCAACAACTTGTAAAAATATTAGTTTTAACAAGAGAAAAGAAAATTATTAGAAAAGTAAAAGAAGCTCTTTTATCAATAAGATTAGAAACACTATTAACTAAAGAAGAGATTCTGGAAAGATATTTAAACCAAGTTTATTTTGGACATGGTTATTATGGAGTAAAAACTGCGGCAAAAGGTTATTTTAATAAAAATTTATATGAGTTATCATTAAAAGAGATTGCCATTTTAGTTGGTCTTCCTAGAGCTCCTAGTTTTTATGATCCTACAAAAAATCTTCAAGTATCACTTACAAGAGCAAACCAAGTAATTTCAAGAATGCATACTTTAGGCTGGATAAATGAAGAACAATATAGTGAAGCTTTAAGTGAAACACCACAAATCTTTAATCAAACTCTTACTCAAAATATTGCTCCTTGGGCTATTGATTATGCAGTGTACGAATTATCAAAAGATTTCCCAGATATTTTATATGGTGGATATAAAATATATTTAACTATTGATTTAGATGCACAAAATATTGCTCAAACAGCACTTAAAAACTCTTATAATTTAGCTATTTCAAGAAATCAAGCTTATATAAAAGAACTTGAAGAAAAAGATTGGATAAAAAATCCTCCTGAAGGTGAAAACATTCACTATATTGAAGATGAAGTTTTACAAAAAGAGCTAAATGGTTCTTTACTTTCAATGGAAAATAATACTGGAAAAATATTAGCTATTGTAGGTGGTGTTGATTATAATAAATCTGTATTCCATAGAGCTTTCCAATCAAAAAGACAAGTAGGAAGTGCTATTAAACCTTTCTTTTATCAAACTGCTTTAAATGAAGGTTATAATCCAGCAACTTTACTTTTTGATATTAGTAGAACATATACTTATAAGGTTGATGGAATAGAAAAAAGATGGTCACCTAGAAATTATGGAGAAAACTTTAGAGGAGTAGTTTCTTTAAGAGACTCTTTGGTTTCATCAAGAAATCTATCAACTTTGAATCTTGTAACAGATGTTGGAGTTGGAAAAGTTACTAAAGATTTAATTCGATATGGATTTAAAGATATTGTAAATGATCTATCTATAACTCTTGGTTCTATGACTGTTAATTTACTCGAATTTTCAAGTGCTTTCTCAATATTTTCAAATCTAGGAACACAAGTTAAACCTTATATTGTAGAAAAAGTTGTAGATAGAAATAATCAATCAACAGATTATGAACCAATATATATAGAACAAAATCCAAAAGAACAAGCTTATTTAATAAGTTCTATTCTTCAAGAAGCTGTAAAATCAGGAACAGGTAGAAGATCTAGAGTTTCAGGTATTGAATTAGCTGGTAAAACTGGAACAACAAATGATAATATGGATGCTTGGTTCTGTGGATATTCTCCAACTATTCAAACACTAGTTTGGTTTGGAAATGATAATAATACACCTATGAGAAGAACAGAAACAGGAAGTACTTTAGCATCACCAGCTTTTGCATACTTTTATAAAAACTACTTAGAATTGAATCCTCAAATTGAAAGAAATTTCACTAAACCAGAGGGAGTATTTACTACTAATTTTAAAGGTAGAACAGAATTTTATACAAAAGCATCACCTCTTCCTGATGCAGATACACAAGTAATTTTGGATAATTCAAATCAAAATGAGTTAGAGTTTTAA
- a CDS encoding MOSC domain-containing protein, with amino-acid sequence MNIDKVIEIFSETRKESSLPRPIVRKLNLIENHGIEFDKFALKNLEQTVLLVGINSYNLALENDIKIEFGTLGENILVSFDPHKYDIGTKFKIGDDAMIELTQICTVCNHLSIFDKKLPILLKEKRGVYCKIIKSGLILKNMTIKRI; translated from the coding sequence ATGAACATAGATAAAGTAATAGAGATTTTTAGTGAAACAAGAAAAGAGAGTTCACTTCCAAGACCAATTGTTAGAAAATTAAATTTAATAGAAAACCATGGAATAGAATTTGATAAATTTGCTTTAAAAAATTTAGAACAAACTGTTCTTTTAGTAGGAATAAATTCATATAATTTAGCATTAGAAAATGATATAAAAATAGAGTTTGGGACTTTGGGCGAAAATATTTTAGTAAGTTTTGATCCACATAAATATGATATAGGTACGAAATTTAAGATTGGAGATGATGCAATGATAGAATTAACACAAATTTGTACAGTTTGTAATCATCTTTCTATATTTGATAAAAAACTTCCAATTTTATTGAAAGAAAAAAGGGGAGTTTATTGTAAAATAATAAAATCAGGTTTGATTTTAAAAAATATGACTATAAAAAGGATATAA